GCTGATGGGACAACCGCGCGATCTCGCCCGCCGAAGCGCTCGCCTGTACGACTGCGGCCGTCACGGCGCTGCGTGCGGCCGCGCCGAGCGGTGACTCGTCGGCGGCCACGAGGTGCCGGCCCGCGAGGGACGATCCCGCGCGAACCAGGGCGACCTCCTCGAGTAGCAGCGCCAGGTTCTGCTTCACCGCCTGGAAGTGGTCGAGTGTGCGCCCGAACTGTCTGCGTGTGGCGGTGTGTGTCACGGTCATCTCGGCACATCGCTCGGCCGCACCGGAGATGAGCAGCGCGTGGACCGCCGCCATCTGCAGTCGGACATCCTCGGCCGTCCCGCGCCGCACGGGCACGGGATCGGCGACCGACACACCGTCGAAGACGAGCGTGGCCAGCGGGTTGCCCGCGAGGTCGGACTCGGCGTCGATGATCGTGACGTCCGAGGTCGCCTCGAACACCACCGGACCGCCGGGGGTGTCGGTGAGGACCAGAACCGTGCCGGCCGTCGACGCCCACGGCACCCGGGCGATCGATCCGGACACCACCAGGGCCGTGTCGGTGCCCGCGGCACCCGCGGGTCCCACTACGGATTCGCGGTCGACGTCGCGGTATCGAACCACGAGCGACCCTGCCTCGGCGACGGCGACCGCCACCGTGCCATCGGGCACCGGCCGGCCGGCCGCGCGCAGGAGCGGACCGGCGACGAGCAGGGTCGCGCCGATCGGAGTCTCGGCGGCCCAGTACCCGTCGTGACGCACGTCGTCGATGCCGCCGGCGAGTGCGCCGGAAGTGCTGATCGTGGTGTTCATCGTGCGGTGACCTCCTTGGTGATGACGCCGCGCAGGATCTCGTTGGTCCCGCCGCGCAGGGTGTATCCGGGTGTGTGGAGCAGGGCGAAGGCCAGCAGCTCGGCGTGGCCGCCGATCGTGGCCGACCGGTTGGGTGCGATCGGCGAGACGACTCGGACCTGCTCGATCAGATCTCCTTCGAACCGTGTCCCGAGGTCCTTGACGATCGCGGCCTGCACGTCGGGAGAGGCACCCGCCTGGAGCGCCGACGCGACCCCCAACGACATCGCACGCAGGGAGATCAGGCGTGCGACGAGACGTCCCACCACCGATTGCTGATGCTGCGACGTCGACACCGACGCCAATAGACGAACCAGCGACGTCAACACCGGCAGCGTCGACAGGAAACGTTCGGGCCCGCTTCGCTCGAAGGCGAGTTCACCGGTGACCTGCCGCCATCCGTCCCCCTCGATACCGAGGACGCGGTTGTCGGGGACCAGGACGTCGGTGAGGTGGACCGCGTTGAATCGATGCTCGCCGGTCAGCAGGCGGATCGGCTCGACCCGCACCCCCGGGGCACGTAGGTCGACGATGAACTGGGTGAGTCCCTCGTGGCGGTCGTCGTGGTCCGACGACCGGGCGAGCACGATGGCGAAATCGTTGACATGCGCGCCGCCCGTCCACATCTTGGTTCCGTTCAGGCGCCAACCGCTGTCGGTTCGCTCGGCACGGGTCTGCACCGACGCGAGATCTGATCCGCTCTCGCGTTCGCTCATCCCGATCGAGAAGAAGCACCGCCCGGCCGCGATCGCGGGGAGGAAGGCGCGCTTCTGTTCCTCGGTGCCGTGCGACAGGATCGAGACGCCGGCCTGACGATCGGACACCCAGTGCGCGGACACCGGAGCGCCGGCGGCCAGGAGTTCTTCGATGACGACGTACCGCGCGATCGGACCGGCTCCACTGCCGCCGAACTCGGTGGGCAGCGCCATGCCGACCCATCCTCTGGCCGCGAGACGTTCGCTGAATCCGCGGTCCCATCCCGAGAGCCACGAGTCCGGTCGTCCCATGACCGTTCCGTTCGCGCGTTCCTCGGCGATGAAGTCGCGAACCTCGCTGCGCAGTTCTTCTGCGCCGTCGGGCAGTTGCGGGTCCGGAAAGCGGACGAGTTGGCCTACGGCACAGTCTCGAGCATCGGCGGTCATCGGTGGGCTCCGTTCATGTCGGTGGCGGATTCGGACGGTGCGAGCATTGCTGCGCAACCGATCTCGGTGAGCACCTCGGCGGTGTGCTCTCCGATCGACGGACAGTGGCGCATGGTCGGATTGGGGTCGACCGAGTAGTGGACCGGGTTGGCGACGAGGCGGTAGGTCCCTTCCGTCGGATGTTCGGCATCGACCACGAGTCCGCCCGCGTGCGCGTAATCGGTCTCGGTGGCGGCTTTGAGATCGAGTACCGGGCCGGCCGGGATGCTGACCCGGTCGCAAAACTCCTGCCACTGGGCCGAGGTCCGCGACGGCGTCAGTTCGGCGACCAGGCGATACAGGTCGTCGGCGTTGTCGGCACGAGTGGACATCGAACGGAACCGGGGGTCGTCGATGAGTTCGGTGCGGTCGACGAACGTGAAGAAGTCGCGCCAGTTCCGGTCGTTGTAGGGCAGGATGCACATCCAGCCGTCGGCGGTCCGTTGCGCCTTGCGGGTGGTGCTCAGCGCACGTCGATATCCAAACGGCGCCTCCGGATCCAGGGTCGCGGCCGCGAGGTGCTCGACCAGGTTGAACGCAAGCATGGTGTCGACCATCGGCACCTCGATGCTCTGTCCCTCACCGGTGCGGTCGCGGTAGACCAGCGCCGCGAGGACCGACTGCGCGATCTGCATCCCGCAGATCTTGTCGGCCAGGACGGTGGGAACGAAGTACGGTTCGCCGGAGACCTGATGGTTGAGCGACACCAGGCCGGACGCCGCCTGGATGATGTCGTCGTAGGCGGCGCGGTCGCGCAGCGGGCTGTCGCTCCGGAAGCCTTGTCCGCGTGCGTAGATCAACCGGGGGTTGATCTCCCGGAGAACGTCGGCGGTCAGGCCGAGTCGTTCCATCGCGTCGGGACGGACGTTGGTGACGAACACATCGGCGGTGGCGGCCAGGGCCTCGATCGCCTCCCGGCCGTGCGGCGCCTTGGCGTCGATCACCACGCTGCGCTTGTTGCGATTGAGATTCAGCGTTGCGCCGCCCATCCCGGGGTGCCGGTGCGCGCCCATGCCGCGAGTCATGTCACCGCCCGGGGGCTCGATCTTGATGACGTCCGCCCCCAGATCACCGAGTTGCTGGGTTGCGTACGGCGCCATGATCACGCTCGCGAACTCGATGACCCGTATACCTGCGAGCAGCCCGCCGGCACGCGAATCGGATTGAGATACCTGGTCTTTCGTCTCCGTTGTCATGCTTTCATCACACGACAGAACTGGCTGCGCGTCCAATATCAATAATCCGGTTGCTGATATTGCTCACAATATGTGAAACCGCCAGCCCCCGCCTGCGAGAAACCGCCTCGCCGTTGACGATTTATACCCCCGGGGGTATGTTCCAATTCATGAACACAACCGTTGATTGCTACGTGGACCCGGCCTGCCCGTTCGCATGGGCGACGTCGCGGTGGCTCACCGACGTCACCGAACAGCGCGACGACGTGACGTTGACACTCCGCCAGATGAGCCTGGCGACGCTCAATGCCGAGGCGATCGCCGGCGGTGAGATGGACCCGTCGATGGCGCATCACATGGACACGTCGCGGACAGGTGGGCGCCTGCTGGCCTCGGTCGACCCATCGCACTTCGCCGAGATGTATGCCGCGTTGGGTCGTCGCGTCCACCTCGAGCACCTGGACATCACTGCCGATGCCGCACGGGATGCGCTCACCGAATGTGGTCTCGACCCCGGCCAGGCTGCTGCCACTGACGACCCGACGCTCGACGAGCGCGTCGAGGCTGCCCACGCCCACGCTGTGCGCATCTACGGCGAGTCCTCGGGGACGCCGATCGTCGCGATCGATGGCCGTGCGTTCTTCGGCCCGGTGATCACCGAGATCCCCACCGACAGTGCCGCCGCTGACCTGTTCGACGCGGTCGTCGTCCTCGCCCACTCGTCGTCGTTCGCGCAGATGCAGCGACCTCGGTCGGGGCCTCCGACCCTGACGAAAGGCTGAGCCGGATGTGTCACGCAGCGACCTGCCGCATCTGCGGCAAGACCACCTGGGCCGGGTGCGGCCGCCACGTAACCGACGTCAAACGTCGAGTGCCGGAGACGAACTGGTGTCCCGGGCACGCCGACCATCCCGCCCGCTCGATCTTCTCTCGCCTGACAGGACGCAACCGATGACCAGTACCGACACAGCCCGCGACGCGTCCGACTCGACGTCCGAACGGGACTCCCCTCCGGGCCTGCTGGGCCGCATCGGCGGATGGGGCACCGACCATCGCCGGATCCTGTTCGGGACGTGGCTCGCCGCGATCATCGTCCTCGGAGCGTTCGCGCCCTCGGTGTTCTCGTCGCTGGCCGGCGCGGGATGGCAGGCCAACGGGTCGGAATCAGTCCAGGTCCGCGACCTCGCCCAACAGCACTTCGGCGGCAACGCCTCCTCGGCGGTGCAGGTCGTCGTCCACTCCCACACGGCGACCGTCACCGACCCGTCGATGCGGGCGGTGTTCGACCAGATCGGCCGCGATCTGTCCGCCGACGCTCGATTCGGTGAGATCGTCGCACCGCAGCCGGGCATGACGATCAGCCGCGACGGACACACCGGCATCCTCATCGCCGGCGCGAACGCATCAACCGACGAGATGGTCGCCGCAGTCGACGACCACAAATCGGAGTTGACGGCCCTGTCGCGCGACGGCATCGAGGTCTATCCCACCGGGGCGTCAGCGTTGTGGGCCGACTTCAACAAGGCCAACCACGACGCGATGATCAAAGCCGAACTGTTCTCCTGGCCGGTCACCCTTGCGATCATGGTTCTCGCCTTCGGATCACTGGTCGCCGCCGGCTTACCGCTTCTGCTGACCGTTGCCGGTTTGGTGGCATCGGCAGGCGGCCTGGTCCTGCTGAACCAGATCACCCCGATCTCGGTGTGGGCCATGAACTTCGCCATGATGTTCGCCCTCGCACTCGGTATCGACTACGCCCTGTTCATCGTCTCCCGATTCCGAGATGCGTTGAGCAAGCGCGGCGACCGCCGCCGTGCGGTCATCGAGACGATGGACACCGCGGGAAAAGCTGTGTTCCTCTCCGGACTGACGGTTCTGGTGAGCCTGTCGGCAGTCCTGTTGGTCCCGGCTCCGGCGGTGCGCACCATGGCGGTCGGGATCATGCTGGCCGTCGTCTTCGTCCTGGCGGCGACTCTCACACTGTTGCCCACCGTCCTCGGCGCGCTCGGCCCCAAGGTCAACGCCGTCGCACTGCCCTACGCGAAACGGCAGGAGCATCGCTCACCGGTGTTCCACCGGTGGGGCACGCTGCTGCACAAGCACCCATGGCCGTTCGCCGTCGTGTCACTCGGCATCCTGGTGCTGCTCGCGCTACCGGTGTTCGGACTCAAGGTCGCGATGCCATCGATCTCGGTGGTGCCGCAGGACTCGGCTGTTCGGCAGGGCTACGCCCTCGTCCAGGAGCAGTTCGGTCTCGGCGCTCCCGGAGCGCTGCAGGTCGTCGTTCCTCAGGCCGACGCTGCCGCGACCGCATCCGCCGCTGCATCGAGTCCAGGCATCGCGATGGTGACCCCACCGCAGCTGGCCCGTGACGGATCCGACTACGCACTGCTACAGGCAATTCCGTCGGTCGACCCGTCTGATCCGCAGATGGGGTCGATCCTCGACACCCTGCGTGATCGGGTTCCCGCCGACGCACTGGTCGGCGGTGCGCCGGCGGAGAACCTCGACCTGCAGGCCGCACTGAACGACTACCTTCCGATCATCGTCGGCATCATCCTGGTCATGGGATTCCTGCTGCTGCTCGTCGCTTTGCAGGCGCCGCTCATCGCCCTGCTGGGCACGATCGTCAGCCTGCTCTCCACCGGGGCCGCGTTCGGAGTGGCGAAGCTGATCTTCCAAGACGGCCACGGCGCATCGCTGCTCGGCTTCACCCCGCAGGGATTCCTCGACGGGTGGGGGCCGGTGTTCTTCTTCGCCATGATCTTCGCGATCGCGATGGACTACACCGTGTTCCTACTGGCAACCGCGAAGGAGCACTACGAGAAGACCGGCGACCCCCACACCGCGCAGATCGACGGTATGGCCCATTCCGGACGGGTCATCTTCGCCGCTGCGGCGGTGATGGTCGCGGTGTTCTTCAGCTTCGCACTCGCCGATCCACTCCCCCCGAAGGAAATGGGGATCATCCTGGGAGTCGCAGTCCTGCTCGACGCAGTGCTCATCCGACTGATCCTGCTGCCGGTGTTGCTGCGAATCACCGGACACGCCGGATGGTGGTCGCCCACCTGGTTGCGGCGAGCGCTTCCGGCGATCACTTTCTCCCACAACTGAATCACCGCACACCTCTCAGCACCACCAACAAAGGAGACCCGATGAATCTGGGACTGACCACCACACTGACCGACACCGACTTCGCCGACGCCAAACAGCGGGTGACCGACGCACTCGCCGATCAGGGGTTCGGCATCCTCACCGAGATCGATGTCCAGGCGACGCTGAAGAAGAAACTCGACGAGGACATGGAGCCCTACACCATCCTCGGTGCGTGCAACCCGACCCTCGCCCACCAAGCCCTCGGCGTGCAGCCACAGATCGGAATGCTGCTGCCCTGCAACGTCGTGGTCCGCGCTGACACCTCCGACACCACCGGCCGGTCCCTGATCGTCGAGGCGATGAATCCTGACCTGATGGTGTCGGTCACCGGCGAGGCCGGCCTCGAACCAGTCGCGGCCCAGGCGTCGGAACTCCTCGGCAACGCCATCGCCGCACTCGCCGGCAACTGAACCACCGCCGGAACTACTCCCGGGTCCACGTATGCCCCCGGGGGTAGACTCGGCGGACACGAAACGGGAGAAAATCATGACCGGAGACGACGAAACCATCGCGGTGGTACTCAACCGACTACGCCGCGCACACGGACAACTCGGCGGGGTGATCTCGATGATCGAAAACGGCCGCAACTGCAAAGATGTCGTCACCCAACTCGCCGCCGTCTCCCGAGCCCTCGACAAAGCCGGCTTCAAGATCGTCGCCACCGGTCTGCGCGAATGCATCACCGGAGACCCCGACGCCAAAGAGCCCATGACCGAGGAAGAACTCGAGAAGCTCTTTCTGGCGCTGGCGTAGCGCGCCGCTCGGCCGGGCCGTGACGGTCGGCGGGGCAGCCGGATTCTCGCTCTTGTTTTGAGAGCAGGGGTGAGGTTGACTCTGGGTTGAGTTCGCAGCCATCCCCACGTGAAGGACTTCCATGAGCAACCAGCCCGCGTTCGTTCCCACCGCCGTCGGCGTGACCCTGGCCGCGACGGGTGTCGCGCACTTCGTGGCGCCGCAGGCGTTCCAGGCGATCACCGTGCAGGCGTTCCCGAAGGACACCGACGTGTGGATCAAGCGCAACGGCTTCACCGAGACGGTGGTCGGCGCGGCGATCGCGATCCCGGCGACTCGCAAGGCGGGATGGGTCGCACTCGGCGCCTACGTGGCCTTCCTCGGATCGCAGATCGTCCTCGCGAACAGGTGATCTAGGAATTCGGAGGTACGTCGAATTTCGCGGCCCACTCGTTGACCCACCCGACCAGTGGTTCACCGGCCGCGAGAAGTTCGACACCGTCGACGGTGAGCGAATAACCCGCGTCCGTCCGCGTCACGAGATCCACGCCGCGAAGCTCGGCCAGGCGAGTGTTCAGCGTGCTCGCGGCCAGCCCACCGGCACGTTCCTGCAGCGCCCGGAACGACGCGGGTCCGTCGGCGAGAGCCCACAGCACCCCCAGCGCCGCCCGGCGTCCCAACAGGTCGAGCAGAACCATGATCGGGCGCCCGGTGGCCGAACCGCGCACCGGCCGTCCCGGTCGCGGCGTTGCCTTCGCCCTGTCCATGTCGACGATGCTATCGACGACGCCGCGGCCGCGCTCTTGTTTGCAGAGCGCCGCGCGTGCCGGTGCTACCGACTACCCCGCGAGGGATGTGGTGCGCTCGGGCACGATCCCGGTGTGGACGGTGAACATCTCGCGGCTCCACGGGGCGACAACCGGCGACCCGTATTCCATTGCGCGCAGGCGCTTTGCGAGAGCAGGCAGTTCTCGTACGTGCAGCAGTGCGGCCATCTCCGTGTACCACCGGAGTACCTCGATGACCGACATGTCCAACGCGACAGCGACTTCTGCGAGTGTGTGATCCTCGGCAACGAGGTCGGCGATCGATTTGTGGGTACCCACGCGACGGGTGGAACCGGTGTTGTATTCGCTCACGATTCGACACTAGGTCCGGCGGCCGACATCGTGGGCGATCGCGCGGCGATCGGTACGGGAACGTGCCCAGGTCACGAGAAGGTCTCGACGAGGTCGCGCCCGCCGCCGTGGCTGTGCGGTTCTTGCAGAGATCGTCCGACATAGGGGGCGTCGAGGGCAATGTGCCCTGCATGAGCCCTGTATAGGACGATTTCTGCCTCAGCCCTCCGACTCCGCAGGCCCTTCAGCGACGGTGCAGGATCCACCAGGTGAGCACCAGATCATCGGTGCGGTCGAGGTCGAGTCCGGTGAGGGCACCGAAGCGACTGACGCGATTGCGAACGGTGTTGCGGTGAAGGAACAGTGCCGCAGCGGTGTCGTCGACACGCCGGTCATGACGCAGAAACGCAGCAACCGTGTCGATGATCTCTGCACCGACTTCACCACGATCGCGTAGCGGCGCGAGGTGCACGTCGGCGAGATCTCGCGCGGTGTCGTCGTCGAACGCCAGCAACGGCAGCGCGCCGAGCCCAGCGAGATCGACCAGACCCGCGCGGTCGAATCGCGCCGCGATGTCGAGGGTGTGTCGGGCACGACGGTACGACGCCCCGGCGTCGGACGGCAGCGCGGCGGGACCCACCGCCACCAGCGCCCCGAGCTCGAGATCGACGGGCAGCGACGGCAGCAGCGCCACGTAGTAGGAGTCGACGACGGCGTCGACCACCGGGAGATCCCGCGTGCCGCAACGCAGTCGGATGGTCGCTCGAACCTCGGAATCGAAGCGCGGATCGTCGTGGTCGGCACAGACGACCCGGTAGTGATGCTCCGGCTGCACGCCGTGCTCGATCAGACGGGCAGGTAGCGAAGTCGGTGTGAACTCGCCGTCGACCAGCCGACGCACGAAGGTGCTTCGGCGCGCGGCGAGCGATACCGCGTTCTCCTGCAGCACCGCGTTGATGACTGCCGAGTACGACGTGGCCCAGTGCCACATCATGTCCTGCAGGTCGTCGATGACCTCCGGGCTCATGCCTTGTTCCGTCGCGCGGGCCCGGACGATCTTCGCGATCAGGCGAGCGCCCACCTGGATACTGTGTGCGACCAACTCGAGTGGGATCTGTTGGGTTGACCATCGGCGCGCGAGCTCGGTGAGTTCGGTGGTGTTGATCTGCGGGGTGTCGCTGCGTACCTGTCGCAGAACGATCTGAAGGACAGCGCGGGTGTTGCGCTCGATCTCGTCGCGGGCGATCAGATCGTAGACCGGGATGCGCTCACGGTAAAGAGCGGTCAATTCCGCTGCCATGGAATCGATCTCATCCTCGGCGTCGTCGATGAGCGAGGCGATGCGGCCGGCGACCTCGCGCTCTCGCCGCCCTGACGTGTCGTCGTCCATTCGCGTCACCCTCGACCGTTCCGTCATGCGTCCGCGCTGAGCCGCCTGATCTCCGGGGCCACCTCCCGGCTGCGTCGGGTGAACACCGAGGTCTGTAAGGCGGCACGGACGAAGAGCAGGGCCCATCCGACACGAGGGTAGATCATTCGCGACGCCCGCCGCTCGATCGCCGAGACCAGATGCGGGGTGATGGCGTCGACGGTGCTGACGGATCCGAACGGGCCGGGCAGCGCCCGCAGCAGCGCGGCGAATGCGGGTTGGGTCTCGAGCTTCCCGGTCACCATGGCCGTGTCGATCCACCCCGGGTGAAAGGACCCGACATCGACACCGGTCCCCGCCAGCTCCAATCGCAACGAGTCGGCGAACGCCTCGAGGCCGGCCTTCGCCGCGGCGTACGCGCTGTGTCCGGGTTGATGTGCGAACGATGCCCACGAACACGTCATGGCGATGTAGCCCCTGGATGCGAGAACGGCGGGCAGAGCCGCACGCACGATGTTGTGTGCGCCGATGAGATTGACGTCTATGACCCGCTGCCACTCACCTCCGGCGAGGGAGTCGACCGGGCCGAACACCGACACCCCGGCATTGGCCCACACCACGTCGATCCGCCCGTGTGCGGCCACGATCTCACCGACGACCCGGGTGCACGCCGCCGGGTCGGTGACGTCGAGGACGTAGGTGTCGACGTCGGCGGGGATGGTCGACGCGGCGCGGGCCAGTGCGTCCGCATCGCGGTCGAGCAAGACCACCCGAGCTCCGCGCCCGGCGGCCACCCCGGCTGCGGCGGCACCCAATCCCCCGGCGCCCCCGGTGATCACGAGAACCTGTCCCGCCAATGGTGCTGTACTCATCGGGTCTCCTCCGTTCCGGCCGGCAGGTCGATGACCGCAAGCGCCGACTCCGTGACACTGCCCAGGATCAGCTGCGATCCGCGTCGGATCACCGACGTGACCATCGAGTAGTCGACGGTCGACGACTGCAGATCGTGCACCACGTGGCCGTCGCGGTCGACCGCCATCACCCACGTGGTGTCCACCCCGGCGCGCAGCGATTCGGGCAGCGCGTAGACGAGTTGCCGGAGGAAGCCGGGAAGCGTCGCGAGCGTGTCGAATCGCCGGTCACGTGGGTTGGCGAGGGAGATCCAGATGAGATCACCATCGGCCGAGATGTTGTCCGGGAAACCTGGCAGGTTGTCGATGAGGATGTCGCCGCCGCCTCGCTCGCCGTGCAGCCCCAGTCGGAAGCTGCCGGATTCGGCCACCGCGATCTGGCGTTCGTCGTCGTCGACCACGAGGCCGTTGGCGAAGTCGAGTCCATCGACAAGAGTGCGGACGGTCCCGTCGGTGTCGCGCACCAACAGGCGTCCGGTACCGGAGTGTTCGAGCAGATCGGCGAGATAGTCCTCGAACGAGAACCGCCGGGTGGAGGTGGTGAAGTAGATCCTCCCCGACCGGGCACGCACCACGTTCGACGCGAAGGTGACCGGTTCGCCGTCGACCTCGCCGACCAAGATTGTGACCTCGCCGCTGTCGATGTCGACCTGCAGCAGTCCGCGTTCGCTGTCACAGACGAGCAGGGTGCGGTCGTCGACCACCGTAAGGCCAAGCGGTCGTCCGCCGGTGTCGGCGATGGTCTCGACCGTCGCGGGGGCGTCGTCGTGCAGGGTGACTCGCAGGATGCGTCCGTCCTCGACACCGGTGAGGATCCGCCCCGCCGCGTCGATACGCACGTCCTCCGGACCGCGCCCCGGCAGCTCCACACGTCGGAACCCGGTCAGTGGCACCGTGCTCTCGAGCCCGCCGGCCCGCGCGGGTGTCGGTGGTGGCGTCCAGCGTCGGGGCCGCAGCGTCGGGGCCGATCGATGCGGTGCGGTGATCGGTGCACCCGGCATCGCCTCGTCTCGGATGACCGCCGCGACCGCTCCCGCCGACGACCACGGCGCGCCGTGACCCTCATGGGCCAACGGATACGCGCGGCGGCCCGGCCCCGTCGCGGACAGCGCCATGGCAGCAGGGGCGACGCGACGGTCGTCGAGACCGTAGACCACGTCGACGGGACACGACACCGCCGACAGACGGTCGCCGAGCGGTGCGATGTCGACGTAGTGATTGATGGCGCTACTCTCGGCGACGAACTCGCCCAACGAACGCGCCGCGAGATCGTCCACCGCGAACTGCGGGACCCGGTGACTCGGCGCGAAGGCGGTGCCCAGGCCGCGGCGCAGTCGAGCGGGTGGCAGCACAGACCAGATGGCGGTCCCGAGCAGCGGTATCCGCAGTATGCGTTCGGAGCCACTGCTCGCGGTGAGGCGGCTGGCCACGGTCGGCGGGGTGGCGATGACGATCAATCGCTCGACGAGCGCGGGGAACTGTTCGACCAGTGCCGTGGCGACGAGTCCACCCCGGGAGTGCCCGACCACGGTCGCAGGCACTGCACCGTTCGCGCGCATGAGCCGCGCGACGATCAGCGCATCGTCGGCGATGGATGCACCACCCACGAGATGTGGTGTCAGAGTGCTCACCGAGTCCCCCAGCAGCTCCTCGACCCGCGCCCAGGTCGCGGGCGAGCCACCGAGTCCGTGCAGCAGAACGATGTTCGGGCGCGTCATGCCGGTTCGGTCGCCCGCAGTGCCGACACCTCGCGCTCGAGGGCAGGGACCGTCGAGGACGCACGCAGGCCGACCGCAATGTCCCAAAGGCGCCCGGTGAAGACACCGCGGACCTTGTCCACCGCGGCCAACGCGGCGGGAACGTAGATCTTGCGGCTCCGGTTCTCGATGCCCGCCACGAACGCGGCGGCACAGTCGTCGACGTCGGTGACCACGTTGAACGGCCAGGGAAGACGCTGGATGCCCTCGCGGACGGCGTCGATCTTGTCCTGCGCCTCGTACATCGGGGTACGGATCCATGCGGGGTGGGCGACGCCCACCGACACGCCCTTGTGGGCCACCTCCAGTCGTAGTGACCCGCCGAACCATTCGACGCCTGCCTTCGACGCGGCGTAGGCCGATCCGCCGGGGACGTTCTTCAACGCCGCGGCCGAGGACACCAGTAGGAAGTGTCCGCGCTGGTCGATCACGTGCGGCAGCGTCGCGTGGACCGTGCGCATGACGCCGATGAGGTTGACCTCCACGGTCCTCGCCAGTGCGTCGATCGGGGTGACCGCCACGGTTCCCGCCTCCGCGACACCGGCATTGGCGACCACAACGTCGA
This window of the Williamsia phyllosphaerae genome carries:
- a CDS encoding acyl-CoA dehydrogenase family protein; translation: MTADARDCAVGQLVRFPDPQLPDGAEELRSEVRDFIAEERANGTVMGRPDSWLSGWDRGFSERLAARGWVGMALPTEFGGSGAGPIARYVVIEELLAAGAPVSAHWVSDRQAGVSILSHGTEEQKRAFLPAIAAGRCFFSIGMSERESGSDLASVQTRAERTDSGWRLNGTKMWTGGAHVNDFAIVLARSSDHDDRHEGLTQFIVDLRAPGVRVEPIRLLTGEHRFNAVHLTDVLVPDNRVLGIEGDGWRQVTGELAFERSGPERFLSTLPVLTSLVRLLASVSTSQHQQSVVGRLVARLISLRAMSLGVASALQAGASPDVQAAIVKDLGTRFEGDLIEQVRVVSPIAPNRSATIGGHAELLAFALLHTPGYTLRGGTNEILRGVITKEVTAR
- a CDS encoding metal-sensitive transcriptional regulator, with product MTGDDETIAVVLNRLRRAHGQLGGVISMIENGRNCKDVVTQLAAVSRALDKAGFKIVATGLRECITGDPDAKEPMTEEELEKLFLALA
- a CDS encoding mycothiol-dependent nitroreductase Rv2466c family protein, whose translation is MNTTVDCYVDPACPFAWATSRWLTDVTEQRDDVTLTLRQMSLATLNAEAIAGGEMDPSMAHHMDTSRTGGRLLASVDPSHFAEMYAALGRRVHLEHLDITADAARDALTECGLDPGQAAATDDPTLDERVEAAHAHAVRIYGESSGTPIVAIDGRAFFGPVITEIPTDSAAADLFDAVVVLAHSSSFAQMQRPRSGPPTLTKG
- a CDS encoding CaiB/BaiF CoA transferase family protein, giving the protein MTTETKDQVSQSDSRAGGLLAGIRVIEFASVIMAPYATQQLGDLGADVIKIEPPGGDMTRGMGAHRHPGMGGATLNLNRNKRSVVIDAKAPHGREAIEALAATADVFVTNVRPDAMERLGLTADVLREINPRLIYARGQGFRSDSPLRDRAAYDDIIQAASGLVSLNHQVSGEPYFVPTVLADKICGMQIAQSVLAALVYRDRTGEGQSIEVPMVDTMLAFNLVEHLAAATLDPEAPFGYRRALSTTRKAQRTADGWMCILPYNDRNWRDFFTFVDRTELIDDPRFRSMSTRADNADDLYRLVAELTPSRTSAQWQEFCDRVSIPAGPVLDLKAATETDYAHAGGLVVDAEHPTEGTYRLVANPVHYSVDPNPTMRHCPSIGEHTAEVLTEIGCAAMLAPSESATDMNGAHR
- a CDS encoding MMPL family transporter → MTSTDTARDASDSTSERDSPPGLLGRIGGWGTDHRRILFGTWLAAIIVLGAFAPSVFSSLAGAGWQANGSESVQVRDLAQQHFGGNASSAVQVVVHSHTATVTDPSMRAVFDQIGRDLSADARFGEIVAPQPGMTISRDGHTGILIAGANASTDEMVAAVDDHKSELTALSRDGIEVYPTGASALWADFNKANHDAMIKAELFSWPVTLAIMVLAFGSLVAAGLPLLLTVAGLVASAGGLVLLNQITPISVWAMNFAMMFALALGIDYALFIVSRFRDALSKRGDRRRAVIETMDTAGKAVFLSGLTVLVSLSAVLLVPAPAVRTMAVGIMLAVVFVLAATLTLLPTVLGALGPKVNAVALPYAKRQEHRSPVFHRWGTLLHKHPWPFAVVSLGILVLLALPVFGLKVAMPSISVVPQDSAVRQGYALVQEQFGLGAPGALQVVVPQADAAATASAAASSPGIAMVTPPQLARDGSDYALLQAIPSVDPSDPQMGSILDTLRDRVPADALVGGAPAENLDLQAALNDYLPIIVGIILVMGFLLLLVALQAPLIALLGTIVSLLSTGAAFGVAKLIFQDGHGASLLGFTPQGFLDGWGPVFFFAMIFAIAMDYTVFLLATAKEHYEKTGDPHTAQIDGMAHSGRVIFAAAAVMVAVFFSFALADPLPPKEMGIILGVAVLLDAVLIRLILLPVLLRITGHAGWWSPTWLRRALPAITFSHN
- a CDS encoding acyl-CoA dehydrogenase family protein, producing the protein MNTTISTSGALAGGIDDVRHDGYWAAETPIGATLLVAGPLLRAAGRPVPDGTVAVAVAEAGSLVVRYRDVDRESVVGPAGAAGTDTALVVSGSIARVPWASTAGTVLVLTDTPGGPVVFEATSDVTIIDAESDLAGNPLATLVFDGVSVADPVPVRRGTAEDVRLQMAAVHALLISGAAERCAEMTVTHTATRRQFGRTLDHFQAVKQNLALLLEEVALVRAGSSLAGRHLVAADESPLGAAARSAVTAAVVQASASAGEIARLSHQLHGAIGFTELSELHRFTTRLWAWREAIDSADWTTQLGSTAIAAGAEGLWTMITATTEETL
- a CDS encoding DUF302 domain-containing protein codes for the protein MNLGLTTTLTDTDFADAKQRVTDALADQGFGILTEIDVQATLKKKLDEDMEPYTILGACNPTLAHQALGVQPQIGMLLPCNVVVRADTSDTTGRSLIVEAMNPDLMVSVTGEAGLEPVAAQASELLGNAIAALAGN
- a CDS encoding winged helix-turn-helix transcriptional regulator — protein: MDRAKATPRPGRPVRGSATGRPIMVLLDLLGRRAALGVLWALADGPASFRALQERAGGLAASTLNTRLAELRGVDLVTRTDAGYSLTVDGVELLAAGEPLVGWVNEWAAKFDVPPNS